A portion of the Pan troglodytes isolate AG18354 chromosome 10, NHGRI_mPanTro3-v2.0_pri, whole genome shotgun sequence genome contains these proteins:
- the LOC107967582 gene encoding large ribosomal subunit protein eL21-like, whose amino-acid sequence MTNTKGKRRGTRYMFSRPFRKHGVVRLATYMGIYKKGDIVDIKGMGTVQKGMPHKCYHGKTGRVYNVTQHAVGIVVNKQVKGKILAKRINVRIEHIKHSKSRDSFLKRVKENDQKKKEAKEKGTWVQLKRQPAPPREAHFVRTNGKEPELLESIPYEFMA is encoded by the coding sequence ATGAcgaacacaaagggaaagaggagaggcacccgatatatgttctctaggccttttagaaaacatggagttgtTCGTTTGGCCACATATATGGGAATCTATAAGAAAGGTGATATTGTAGACATCAAGGGAATGggtactgttcaaaaaggaatgccccacaagtgttaccatggcaaaactggaagagtctacaatgttacccagcatgctgttggcattgttgtaaacaaacaagttaaaggcaagattcttgccaagagaattaaTGTGCGTATTGAGCACATTAAGCACTCTAAGAGCCGAGATAGCTTCCTGAAACgtgtgaaggaaaatgatcagaaaaagaaagaagccaaagagaaaggtacctGGGTTCAACTAAAGCgccagcctgctccacccagagaagcacactttgtgagaaccaatgggaaggagcctgagctgctggaatctattccctatgaattcatggcataa